From a region of the Salvelinus alpinus chromosome 2, SLU_Salpinus.1, whole genome shotgun sequence genome:
- the LOC139542477 gene encoding uncharacterized protein, with the protein MSDVIVDTGAIQLLKEECWKLNFLHLKDETCQANELTELYGHSETSSKETLIDEKSPRTKCPASVTGAADIHNTNEEASEESPNNNVVDVQAEPLDLVSVEKEAAGDGKVLSKVVKPKGWLKESCKDQLTPKIYDMIAELPKSYFGSTESLPEVTSGGPEVTSGGPEVTSGGPEVTSGGPEVTSGGPEVTSGGPEVTSGGPERRSTDLQ; encoded by the exons ATGTCCGATGTCATCGTGGACACGGGCGCCATCCAGCTTCTGAAAGAGGAGTGTTGGAAGTTGAACTTCTTGCATCTAAAGGATGAGACATGCCAGGCCAATGAG CTCACTGAGCTGTATGGACATTCTGAGACCTCTTCAAAGGAAACTCTAATTGACGAGAAAAGTCCAAGGACCAAGTGCCCGGCCAGTGTCACTGGGGCTGCTGACATTCACAACACCAATGAGGAGGCTTCAGAGGAGTCTCCGAATAACAATGTGGTGGATGTTCAGGCTGAGCCGCTGGACCTGGTCAGTGTGGAGAAAGAGGCTGCTGGAGATGGAAAGGTCCTCAGCAAGGTGGTGAAGCCCAAAGGGTGGCTGAAGGAGAGCTGCAAAGATCAGCTAACCCCCAAAATCTATGATATGATTGCGGAACTACCAAAG TCCTATTTCGGATCCACTGAGAGCCTTCCTGAGGTGACCAGCGGAGGTCCTGAGGTGACCAGCGGAGGTCCTGAGGTGACCAGCGGAGGTCCTGAGGTGACCAGCGGAGGTCCTGAGGTGACCAGCGGAGGTCCTGAGGTGACCAGCGGAGGTCCTGAGGTGACCAGCGGAGGTCCTGAG CGGAGGTCCACGGATCTGCAGTAG
- the LOC139542485 gene encoding uncharacterized protein — protein MERLSCVAVLRCPVECLWCGVPEASNAVEEVSSDTKTEAAEDLQDTENVLSKVVNSKGCLNEDWENQLTRDFNDMIARLPKSYFGSNESLPEVCSGVAEVCSGVAEVCSGVAEVCSGVAEVCSGVAEVCSGVAEVCSGVAEVCSGVAEVCSGVAEVCSGVAEVCSGVAEVCSGVAEVCSGVPDVSNAVEEVRRWQKEAEEKWRSTIPPTCVEVLHAHQQPPQRRVTEAHTTPGHTLPQRPNFSTISPFPSNCLFLIINIKGI, from the exons ATGGAGAGGCTAAGCTGTGTAGCGGTTCTGAGGTGTCCAGTGGAGTGCCTGTGGTGTGGAGTGCCAGAGGCGTCAAACGCAGTGGAAGAGGTGTCCAGTGACACAAAGACAGAGGCTGCTGAAGACCTCCAGGACACTGAAAATGTCCTCAGCAAGGTGGTGAACTCCAAAGGATGTTTGAATGAGGACTGGGAAAATCAGCTGACCCGAGACTTCAATGATATGATTGCAAGACTCCCAAAG tcctattttgGATCCAACGAGAGCCTCCCTGAGGTGTGCAGCGGAGTGGCTGAGGTGTGCAGCGGAGTGGCTGAGGTGTGCAGCGGAGTGGCTGAGGTGTGCAGCGGAGTGGCTGAGGTGTGCAGCGGAGTGGCTGAGGTGTGCAGCGGAGTGGCTGAGGTGTGCAGCGGAGTGGCTGAGGTGTGCAGCGGAGTGGCTGAGGTGTGCAGCGGAGTGGCTGAGGTGTGCAGCGGAGTGGCTGAGGTGTGCAGCGGAGTGGCTGAGGTGTGCAGCGGAGTGGCTGAGGTGTGCAGCGGCGTGCCTGACGTGTCGAACGCAGTGGAAGAGGTGCGCAGGTGGCAAAAAGAAGCAGAAGAAAAATGGCGTTCTACGATTCCTCCGACGTGTGTGGAAGTTCTTCACGCGCACCAACAGCCTCCCCAAAGGAGAGTGACTGAAGCACACACAACTCCGGGCCACACTTTGCCTCAGCGACCGAATTTCTCCACCATCTCCCCCTTTCCTTCCAACTGCCTATTTTTAATAATAAATATAAAGGGGATCTGA